The nucleotide sequence TACGCCCTGACCGACGCCGGCCAGGACGGGCGCCTGTGGACGTTGCCCGCCACGGGCACGCCGCTGTCGGAAGTGAGCGGCCCCATCGACTACGAGATCGCCGCGATCGATCGCGACGACCTGCCTCCGGTGGATCCGATCAAAGGCCAGATCCGTCTGGAAGACGACCGCGCTCCGACACTCGAGGCCAGCGTCGCCCGCCTGAAAGAAGTGGTCGTGCTGCCTAACGCCCGACCGACGGTGCGGTACAAGCTGGCGGATGATTTCGGCATCAGCGCCCTGACGATGCGCCTGACGGTTCGCCCGGCTGTCGGCGGCGAGGCCCGCACGAAAACCTATTCGCTGCTGGCCCAGGGCGCCATCGTGCCGCTGCCCAAGCTGCCGCTGGAAGAGGGCTTCTCGTTCGACCTGGCGCCGCTGGGCCTGGCCAAGGGCGACGCCATCGAACTGGTGCTCGAGGGGTGCGACTATCGCGGCAAGAGGCCCGGGCGCACGACGGCGGCCACGCCCATCATGCTCAAAGTGACCGACCAGGCCGGGGCGCTGCAGGCGTTGACGAAAGACCCCGACGCCCAGTCGGAGCAGAAAATTCGCCAGATCATCAATCGGTCGACGACCATTGAGGAAAGGGCAAAGCCATGAGACAGACAAGATTGATCGCGGCCGGCGTGGCGGCGGTGCTGCTGTCGGGCGTGGCGGTTGGGGTGGAGCCCGATGCGCTGCGGACGTACCAGGGGGCCCAGTTGCGGGCGCGCCAGATGGCGGGGGAACTGATCGCCGACGTGCTGGACGGGCAACTGGAGCAGTTCCGCTGCAACCAGCTCACCGACCTTCCGGTGTACCAGGATATCGTCTCGATGCGCCAGAACGTGCAGCGGCTCACCGACGTCGAGATGAAGGACGTGGTGGTGCTGCTGACCAAGGCCCAGCAGGTGAGTCCCGATCAGCGTGAGGCTTTGTTCGCCCAGGCCCGCTCCAAGGTGCGAGAGGTCGTCAAGACTCTTGCGGCGGAACGCCAGCGGTTGCTGGAGCGCATGCGGGTGGCCCGCATGTCCGACCAGGCCAACCACCTGCTGGAGATGCAGCGGGCGGTACACAAGCTGACGCTGACGCTGCCGGAGATCGCCGACCTCGAGGCCCGCGAGACGCGGGCGGTCTCGGCCGTCCAGGACCAGCGCGACGTCAACACGATGCTGCTGGCGCTGGTGGACGAGCTGTCGATCATCAGCGGATGGGGCCCGCCGGCCGGGGCGGCGGCCTCGGATGGGCTTCGAATGCTCCGCGCCCACAAGGTCAGCGAGCATGCGCTGGCCGCGGCCAGGCTGATTGAATCGGTCGACTACGCCAAGGGCGCCGCCGAGCAGAAGGCCGTCATCGACGGCTTGACGGCGCTGCTGTACCAGGTAGGCACCAGCGGCGCGACGCGCCTGAGCTTTTCGCAGCTTCTCAACCTGCTGACGGAGTTGCAGCGTCGCCAGCAGGCGCTGCAGGCGGTCACGCAGAAGGCCTCGGCCGCCGAGGCGCCGCAACTGGCGGACCAGCAGCGCGGCATTCATCGCGACCTGGGCATGCTGGCCCAGCGATTGACGCACATTCCGCCGACGGCGCCTCATCTGGAAAACGCCAAGGCCTCGGCCCTCAAGGCGGCGCAGGTTCTCGCCGCTGCCGCCATGCCCCAGGCGATGGAACCGCAGAAGGCGGTCCTGGCGAGCCTGTCTGCCGTCGAGGCGCTGCTGCGGGCGTCGGAACAGACGCTGGGCTCGGACAAAACCGCCGCCCAGCTTGCTGACGAGCTGACCGCCCTGATGCGCCTCGACGAGGCACTGACGCTCATCCGCGCCCAACACGACCAGATCGAAGGGCAGCTTGGCAACGCCGCCCAGGCCGCCGCGTCCGAAAAGAGCATTGCCGACTTGGTCGCCGCCGAACATGCCAAGTACCCGATGATCCCCCAAGTCGTTGCCACCCGTCTGGTGCAGGCCAAAGACGCCGCACTCGAAGCCTTCCGCGTGATCCCCCTGGCGACCGAGCGGGCGCGACCGGCCGTCAAGGCCACCGCCGAGGCCCTCGACCAGGCGCACGCGGCTGTCAAGCGGGCGCTGGCCGACGCCAACCGCAAGGCCCTGGGCGTCAAGATCGGCGAATTGGCCCGCGCCATCGACGCCCTCGAACGTGCCAGCGTGGCCGAACGCGCCCAGGCTGTCCGCGCACGCCTGGCGTCCAATGACGGGGGGTTCAAGCCCGAGGCCGCCAAGAAATTCGTCCAGGAGCAGCAGACCGTTTCGAACGTCGCCCGCGGCGTGGCCGAGGGCATCAAGGACACCGCCCCCAGCGCCGTCAAGGCGATTCTTCAGGCCCAGGCCCTCGTCGACCAGTCGCGGGAGCGAATCGCCAAGGACATCGCCGCCGACCCCGCCCGCCAGGCGTCCGTCGAAGCGCTCCAGGCCTCCGACCTGCTCGCCGAGGCCACCAAGCTCGTCCGCGGCGAGATTGTCGCCGCCGCCGGGCAGCTTGACGAAGCCGCCTCAAGGGAACTGGTCTCGGTCGAGAAGGTCGCCGAAGGCGTCGACGCGGCGCTGACCGCCGCGGAGAAGTCCGTCGCCAACCAGCTTGCGGCCGTCGAAGCCGCCCAGCAGAAAGTCCTCACCGCCCGCGCCGATCAGTTGCGAGCGGCAGGGCAGGAACAGGCCGCCCAGGCGGCGGATATGGCCGACAAGCTTAACCAGGCCGCCACCGCGCAGGCCGCCGCCGCCGCGGCGATCGCTCGCTATGGACGCGGCGAGGCCAACACGCCCCTCGAAGCCGTCAATGAACTGCAGAAGACTGTCGACCTGGCCCTTGAGATGCTCAAGGACGCCGCCCGACGCCCCGCGGCGCTCGAAGCCCAGAAGGCCGGACGCGTCGACGGCGTCACCGCCAAACTCCAGGACGTGCAGCAGGCCGCCGAGACGGCCGTCCGCGCCATGCTCGAAGGCAATACCCCCCAGGCCGCCAAGGCCGTCGCCATCGCCCAGCAGTCGCTGACCGACGCCCAGACGCAGGCGCAGAGCGAAGAGTCCGCCGCCCAGACCGCCGCGCCCGGGGCGATCAACCTCAAGGCCCAGCAGCGCGTCACCGAAAACGCCACCGCCGCCGCGGCGCTGTCCAAGGACGCCGCACCGCAAGCGGCGGGGCAGCTTGACCAGGCAGCCGCAAAGTCTGCCCAGGCGGGCAAGCAGATCGAAGCAGGTGCTGCAGCGCCTGAGGCGCGCAAGACCCAGGCCGACGTCGCGGCGATGCTCAACAAGGCCCTGAAGGATCTCGAAGCCGCCAAGGCGAAACTCGCCGAAGCGGCCAAGCAGGATCTCGCCGCCCAGCAAGCCAAGGCCGCCGCCCTGGCCGCACAGGCCAAGAACGTCGAGCCCACCGCCGGCACGGCCCTCAAGCGGGCCGAGCAGGCCGCCGAGCAAGGCGCCAAGAGCGGCACGCAGGCGGGCAAAGCCGCCCCGCAGGCCCAGCAGGATGTCAAAAAGAACATCGAGCAGGCCGCCGCAAACCTCCAGGCCAAGAAGCAGGAACTTCAGCGAGACAAGAAGCTCGCCGACACCTTCAAAGACCTTGCCAAGCAGCAGCAGAAAGCCCGCGAGGAGCTGATCGCCTTGGCCGCCCAGATGGGCGAGGCCGCCCCGCAGCCCAAGCTGCCCCCCAATAAGCGGAACAATCCCGACCAGCCCAAGCTGCCCGACGACGGCAAGAAGAAGCCCTCCGGCCCCCAGCCGCCCTCGCACGGGGCGATCCCGCAGGAAAGCAAAGGCGATAAGGACCAGGGGGCAGGCGCCGCCGACCCGACCGCGCAGCTCCAGAAGCCCGGCAAGGCCCCGGCGGCGGAATCGCCCCCCGGACAGAGCGGACTGGCCCCGGCAGGTCAGCAGCAGGCCCAGCCGCAACAGCCCGAGATGCCCAAGAGCGATAAGAAGGACGAGGACCTGAACAAGGCCAAAGCCCTGGCCAGTGCCCTCGGCGACTACATCGGCGCCCAGGAAGAGATGGGCGACATGGCCGAGAAACTCTCGCAGCAGAAGAAGGTCGCCAACAAACCGCTTAAGGAGGCCCTCAAGGAAGCGGCCAAGCTCAACCCCAATCTCGACCGCGCGCCGCAGCAGGAGTTCATCCCCCCTGAGACGACGCCGATCTTCCCGCCCAGCAACAAACCGCCGCTGCCGCCGCAGATCGCCGGCGGTGGGGCCATGCCCCAGCAGCGAAAGATGGACAAGAGCGAAGGCGGCGAGAAGATACCCATTCCCCCGCAGACCCAGGGGCCCCAGAACCCCGCCACCGCTGTCGGGCAGGCCCAGGATACCAACAACCCCCAGGTGCAGAACCCGCCCGAAGAAGGCGTTAACGCCTCGACCGTGATTCAGACGGCGCCGATCACCTCGCCGGCGCAACCGGCTGCGCCGCCCTCGGCCCCGGGAGTCTTCGAGCCTAACACGGGCAAGCCCTCGCCCGCCACCCCGACCGGTCGCAGCACGCCGCCGCCTCCGCCGCCGGCGCCCAAGAAGCAGGACAAGCCCGCCGACAAGCAGGACCAGGTGGCCAAGAAGCCTGAGGACAAGGACAAGCCCAAGGAAAAGAAGAAGCGCACCATCACCGAGGCGTCAGACCAGCCTCCGCCGGCGCCCAAGCCCCTGGGCGATGAGTTCAAGCCCGTGGCGCCGGAAGAGACGGCCGAGCAGATCGCCACCAAGCCCGTCGTCGACAAGGCCCTCGAAACGCTGGACAAGAACGGCGAGCTGCCTAAGGACGATGCGGACAAGGGCGACGAAGACGAGGAAGTCGAGATCGTCAAGGCCCCGCCGCAGCCCAAGCAGGATGACAAGCAGGACGACAAGCCCCCGCCGGGCAAGACCGGCACCACGCCGGGCGATCTGGGCATGGGCCAGGGCACGCCGGGCAAGGGCGTCGGCGGCGAGAGCACCGGCAACCCGACCGAGGACCGCCCGCAGAAGGGCAACCAGCACGGAAAGTTCGACGGCAAGCGACCCTGGGCCAAAGTCGGCAAGATGGACGACCTGATCCCCAAGGGCGAGGCGCTGCCTCCGGGCTTCAAGCCCGAGCCCAAGAACGACGAGCCGCCGGAAGACCCCTTCGCCCTTCCGGAAAAGGCCAAGCCCAATGTCACCCCGCCGGACGTCGACCCCAATGCCCCGCAGAACTTCGGCGGCGGCAAGGGCGGCGGGCTCAACAAGCCCGGCCGGCGCACCGCCGACGCCAAAGTCGCGGCCAAGAAACATGATGACAAACCGTGGTTTGCCAAACTGCCGCCGGAGTTGCGTGCGGCCATCCAGAGCAGCGCCAAGACGCAGCCGCCGCCTGGATACGAAGAGAAACTTCAAAACTACCGCCAGAGCGTCAAGTAGAACGGACCGAAAAACGGGCCCAGCGCCCAGGAGTCGATAATGAGCGAGCAGCAGCTTTCCAAAGACGATATCGCAGCCGTGCAGACGTGCCAGAAGGCCTACGAGACCATCCGCAAGGAACTGGCCAACGTGATCATCGGCCAGGATCAAGTGATCGAGCAGGTGTTGATCTCGATCTTCTCCCGCGGCCACGCGCTGCTGGAAGGCGTCCCGGGCCTGGCCAAGACGCTGCTGATCAGCTCGATCGCCCAGGCGCTGCACCTGACGTTCAAGCGTATTCAGTTCACGCCGGACTTGATGCCCAGCGACGTCACCGGCACCGAGGTCATCCAGGAAGATCCGACCACCGGCAAGCGGCAGTACCAGTTCCTGCCCGGGCCGCTCTTTGCCAACATGATCCTGGCCGACGAGATCAACCGCACGCCGCCCAAGACGCAGGCGGCCATGCTCGAGTCGATGCAGGAGCGCCAGATCAGCGCCGGCGGAACGATCCACACCCTGCCTGCGCCCTTCTTCGTGCTGGCCACGCAGAACCCCCTCGAGCAGGAAGGCACCTACCCGCTGCCCGAGGCCCAGCTCGACCGCTTCCTGCTGTATATCAAGGTCGACTACCCCAGCGGCCTGGAAGAGTGGGAGATCGCCCGTCGCGTCACGACCGACTCGCTGGGCAAGATCACGCCGGTTATGAGCGGCGACCAGATCGTCCAGGTGCAGGACCTCGTCCGCCGCGTGCCCGTCAGCGACCAGGTGCTCGGCTACGCCCACGCCCTGGTGCGGGCGTCGCGACCGCGGACCGGGGAAGCCCCCGAGTTCATCAACAACTGGGTGAACTTCGGCGCCGGCCCGCGCGGGCTTTTGACGCTGGTGACGGCCGCCAAGGCCCGGGCGATCCTCTACGGGCGTTTCCACGCCACCACCGGCGACGTGCAGGCCGTTGCCCACGCCTCGCTGCGGCACCGCATCGCGGCGAACTATCCCGCCCAGGCCGCCAACGTCGGCAGCGACAAGCTCGTCGACATGCTCGTCGAGGCGATCCCGGCAGACAAGCAGTACCAGCGCCCCGTGGCGTGACGGCCGGAGACGGGGAGTGCGGGATTACGCGGATTGAGAGGATTAAGAGGATTAGAAACGAAGACGGGGACGGGGATGGGTAGGCAGGAAGACCAAGAGGATTAAAACGAAGATGGGGACGGAGAGTGCGGGATTACGCGGTTTAAGGGATTAAGAGGATTCGGAACAAAGATGAAGACTGTGACAGGTGTCAATCAGTTCTCTTCTTTCTTAATCCTCTTAATCCTCTTAATCCTCTAAATCCCGCACTCCCCGTCCCCGAACCTGGATGATTGCTATGGCACAGACATCAATCTTAACGCGATACTTGAGCCCGGCCGTGCTGGCGCGGATGGCGGATCAGCGGATCGAGGCCAAGCTGCTGGTCGAGGGAAACCTGGCCGGGGCGCACAAGTCGCCGCGCCATGGGTTCGCCGTCGAGTTCGCCGGCCATCGCGAGTACGTCCCCGGCGACGACCCCAAGCACATCGACTGGCGCGTGTACTTTACGCGCGAGAAGTATTTCATCAAGCAGTACGAGATGGAGACCAACTTCGTCTGCCACCTCGTGCTCGATGTCAGCGCGTCGATGCGCTACGGCGAGGGCAGCCAGCAGAAGATGCAGTACGCCGCCGAGATGGCCGCCACGCTGGGCTATTGCGTGGTGCATCAGAGCGACAAGGTCTCGCTGACGACCTTCGACCAGGACGTCGTCGACCACGTCCCCCCCAGCAATGCCATGGGGCAGGTCATCCGCATGACGCACGTGCTCGACCAGATCCAACCGGTCAAGAAGACCGACCTGGGCGCCTGCCTGCAGGTGCTGGCCGGGCGGTTCAAGCGACGCGAGATCGTCATGATCTTCAGCGACTTCTTCTGCGACCTGGAAGGCCTCGAAGGCCCGCTCCAGCAACTGCGCTGGAACAAGCACGAGGTCGTGCTCTTCCACACGCTCCACCACGATGAGCGAACGTTCGACCTGGCGGGCATGGTCAAGTTTGTTGGCTTGGAGAGCGACCAGAACCTGCTGGCCCAGCCCGACGACCTGCGCAACAGCTATCTCGATGCCCTGGGAAGACATAACGCTCAGATCGAGGACATCTGCCACCGCAACCAGATCGAGTACGTCCCCGTCGATACCAGCCGCGACAAAGGCGAAATCCTCTGCGACTACCTCCACCGCCGCAGCCTCCTCAACCGCGGACGATAGCAAATCTGAAAATCGCATGCCAGAGAGACCCTTGGGCCCATAGCCAAGGTTCGTTCCGAGTATTTTTCACCATCGGCGCGGTTTTTCCTTGCGAAATTTCCAATGTCGGTTAGTATACCCATTGCACATTCCGGTGGTAGGAGAACCGCCGTGTGTTTTTTCGCTGGAGCAGAGGTGCCCAGCCCTGTTTTCGACGCTGTCTGATTCATTTTGTTTTGCTGGGTTGTTTAGAAGAAGAAAAGGAAGGAATTTGCCGTGCGGCAAGTCCTCAACTGAACAAAGGAGCTCGTCATGAGGAAATTGGCCACTTTCTTTGTCATCGCAGTGATGACGCTGGGGATGAGTACCGCCCAAGCCCAGACAGCGTATACCTGGGTTGGCTCGGATAACTCTTCGTGGATGACCGGCAGCAACTGGTCTCCGGAAGGCTACTCCGGCAGCTACAATGGCGGCGATACCTTTGCGATTTCCTCCGGCATCGCCAATGCCAACGGCAACACGTTCTACGACGCCCTGACGGTCAATGCCGGCGGCACGCTGGACATCACCGTCAATTGGGCGGCGCCGATGAACCTGACGTTGGCCGGCGGCACCGTGGCCAGCAGCCCCGGCGGCATGACGCAGCTGTACAACCACGGCTGGGGCGTGCTGAAGATCGACGACGTCGATCCGACTGCGGGCGTGACGGCCTCGACCGTCAACGTCGCCACGGGCACGGACTTCTACCTCAGCACGATTCTCAACATGGGCGCCGGCGGCAGCGGCAACCTGGTCAAGACCGGCGACGGCCTGCTGCGCCTCAATGGCGGCACGTTGGGCAATTGGACCGGCACCCTCACCATCGACGGCGGCAAGGTTCGGCTTGAAAACGCCAACGCCCTGGCCAAGGGCACGGTGGTCGTGGACGGCGATGAGTTCCTCATCGGCGCGGGCTTCAACAACGGCCAAGTGCTGGTACAGGCCGGCGGCGTCGCCGAAAACGACAACAACGGCGCCAAGATCGCCGCGCTGCACCTCCAGGGCGGCACGCTTAAGGGCTACAACAACTGGCAGATCGGCAACGGCGGCAGTAACGGGAGCAAGATCTACGTGGACAGCGCTTCGACGATCACCTCGGTGAACGCCGGGCAGGACTTCTACATCGGCGCCCAGCTTTACGGCACGGGCGACCTGCTGATCAGCGGCCCCGGGCGAGTCGGGCTCAATAACGACCGCGCCGGCGTCTATTACAGCGGCACGATCACCATCGACAGCGGCAGCACGCTGCGGATGTGGAATCAGTACGGTCTGTCCGGCGGCACGGTCAACGTGACCGGTTCGGGCGGGCTGTTCCAGATCGGCGAGGGTTTTGCCAACGGCCAGGTGAACGTCCAGACCGGCGGCGTGGCCTACACGGATGGAAATAACAACTACGTGAGCAACCTGCACCTGCAGGGCGGCGATCTGCAGGGCGACGGCTGGCGGGGCGTCGGCAACGGCGGCAACAACGGCAGCAAGATCTTTGTCGACAACGCCTCGACGATTTCCTCGATGAACGCCGACCAGGACTTCTACGTCAACGCCCAGCTCAACGGCTCGGGCGACCTGGTCATGAGCGGCCCCGGGCGTGTCGTCCTGAGCAACGACAAATCCGGCACGGCTTACAGCGGCACGATCACCATCGACAGCGGCACTACGCTGCGGATGGGCAACCAGTACGCTCTGTCCGGCGGCACGGTTAATGTGACCGGCTCGGGCGGGCTGTTTCAGATCGGCCAAGGCATCAACGGCGGGCAGGTGAACGTCCAGACGGGCGGCATCGCGTACAACGACGACAACAATACGTACGTGGGCAACCTCCACCTGCAGGGCGGCACGCTGCAGGGCGACGGCTGGCGCGGCGTGGGCAACGGCGGCAACAGCGGCAGCAAGATCTATGTGGACAGCGATTCGACGATTTCGTCCATGAACGCCGACCAGGACTTCTACATCAACGCCCGGCTTAACGGGACCGGAGACCTGCTCGCAAGCGGACCGGGGCGCGTCGTCCTGAACAACGACAAGTCCGGCACGGCCTATAGCGGCACGATCACCATCGACAGCGGGACGACGCTGCGGATGGGCAATCAGTATGCTCTGTCCGGCGGCACGATCAACGTGACCGGCTCGGGCGGGCTGTTCCAGATCGGCCAGGGCATCAATGGCGGTCAGGTGAACGTCCAGACCGGCGGCGTGGCGTACAACGACGACAACAATACCTACGTCGGGAATCTCCACCTGCAGGGCGGCACACTGCAGGGCGATGGAAACCGCAGCGTCGGCAACGGCGGCAACAGCGGCAGCAAGATTTACATCGACAGCGCCTCGACGATTTCCTCGGTCACGGCCGGGCAGGAGTTCTACATCAACGCACGGCTGTACGGGACGGAAAATCTGTTGATCAGTGGTCCGGGACTGACGCAGCTTAATAATGACAAGATCGGAACGGCCTATACCGGGACGATCACGATTGACAGCGGCAGCACCCTGCGGATGAGCAATCCCAACGGTCTGTCCGGCGGCACGGTCAGTGTCACCGGCACGGGCGGGCTGTTCCGACTCGGCGAAGGCTTCGCCAGCGGCCGCGTGAATGTCCTCACCGGCGGCGTGGCTGAAAGCGACGGCCACTACAAGCAGCTCGCCAACCTGCACCTCGATGGCGGTACGCTCAAGGGCACCAACGGCCAGTATGTCGGGCAGGGCACGGGCAACAGCGTTATCACCGTCGACAGCTCCTCGAACATAGAGATGACCAACGCCGACGAGAATATGTACCTGTACGCCAAGCTGCTGGGCAGCGGGACGCTGAACAAGGTCGGCGACGGCAACTTGTGGCTGATGAACGCCAGCACCAGCTTCACCGGCGACTGGTCGGTCAACACCGGTAATCTGTACCTCAACGCGGCCGACTCGACGGGCAACGGTGGCGGCATGTTGAGCATCGCCTCCGGCGCCGGGGTCGTCTACCAGGACGGCGGCGTGACCAATGTGAACGTCTCGCAGTTCACCCTGGGCGGATACCTCTTCACCAAGGACAACGCCTATAACGCCAACGACTGGTATGACATCACTCAGACCTACCAGGCGGATGATGGCACATCGGTCGATTTCGCCAGCTACTTCACCGGTTCAGCCGGCGAGAAGATCACGATCTACTCCGTTCCGCCCTCGACGCTGTACACCTGGGTCGGCGGCGACAGTGACTGGCAGACCACCACGCAGTGGCAGGACAGCGAAAGCAACAATCCCTCGAACTTTACCAGCGGCAACGAGTTCGACCTG is from Planctomycetaceae bacterium and encodes:
- a CDS encoding PEP-CTERM sorting domain-containing protein, whose amino-acid sequence is MRKLATFFVIAVMTLGMSTAQAQTAYTWVGSDNSSWMTGSNWSPEGYSGSYNGGDTFAISSGIANANGNTFYDALTVNAGGTLDITVNWAAPMNLTLAGGTVASSPGGMTQLYNHGWGVLKIDDVDPTAGVTASTVNVATGTDFYLSTILNMGAGGSGNLVKTGDGLLRLNGGTLGNWTGTLTIDGGKVRLENANALAKGTVVVDGDEFLIGAGFNNGQVLVQAGGVAENDNNGAKIAALHLQGGTLKGYNNWQIGNGGSNGSKIYVDSASTITSVNAGQDFYIGAQLYGTGDLLISGPGRVGLNNDRAGVYYSGTITIDSGSTLRMWNQYGLSGGTVNVTGSGGLFQIGEGFANGQVNVQTGGVAYTDGNNNYVSNLHLQGGDLQGDGWRGVGNGGNNGSKIFVDNASTISSMNADQDFYVNAQLNGSGDLVMSGPGRVVLSNDKSGTAYSGTITIDSGTTLRMGNQYALSGGTVNVTGSGGLFQIGQGINGGQVNVQTGGIAYNDDNNTYVGNLHLQGGTLQGDGWRGVGNGGNSGSKIYVDSDSTISSMNADQDFYINARLNGTGDLLASGPGRVVLNNDKSGTAYSGTITIDSGTTLRMGNQYALSGGTINVTGSGGLFQIGQGINGGQVNVQTGGVAYNDDNNTYVGNLHLQGGTLQGDGNRSVGNGGNSGSKIYIDSASTISSVTAGQEFYINARLYGTENLLISGPGLTQLNNDKIGTAYTGTITIDSGSTLRMSNPNGLSGGTVSVTGTGGLFRLGEGFASGRVNVLTGGVAESDGHYKQLANLHLDGGTLKGTNGQYVGQGTGNSVITVDSSSNIEMTNADENMYLYAKLLGSGTLNKVGDGNLWLMNASTSFTGDWSVNTGNLYLNAADSTGNGGGMLSIASGAGVVYQDGGVTNVNVSQFTLGGYLFTKDNAYNANDWYDITQTYQADDGTSVDFASYFTGSAGEKITIYSVPPSTLYTWVGGDSDWQTTTQWQDSESNNPSNFTSGNEFDLAGGTATTGNGNTFADRLNVKDTGTLSVNSDRTASNIHLDGGVIEGVSNDARIRGRITVDSASTISNNAGAGTNFYVNSQLAGTGNLLISGDGTVRLENGTADETYSGTITIASGTTLRMQNQYGLSGGTVNVNGDGGLFQIGEGFAIGRVNVNSGAVAEVTNWWNPVVNLHLAGGTLRKEVNVGDLGVGNGSSSSAIYIDSASTISSDNGQTLYINAPLYGTGALAIAGDGRVYLQGDLSDDTYSGTITIGSAATLRMNNQYGLSGGTLNIVAGSGTFLTGEGFNSGRVNVQTGGVATVDGWNNPISNLHLAGGTLTKNVGSGDRYIGNGSSSNIYMDSASTISSDNGEILYVAAVLNGTGNLAIAGNGRVHLQGDASDSTYSGTITVGSAATLRMGNQYGLSGGTVNLNGSSGTFLTGEGINSGRVNVQTGGVATVDGWNNPLSNLHLQGGTLRKDIGNGDRWIGNGSSSNITVDSASTISSDSGQRLYIGALLKGTGNLAIAGDGVVQLQGDSPDANYSGTITIAGTATLRMGNSYGLGNGTVNLTAASGAFEIGSGFRTGRVNVYAGGLAKNTDGQAPVYNMHLNGGTVENVNGGSYWFGENNDNNNLYIESAGGTIKQDTGAGDWMYMGVVLNGSGNLAKTGVGALYFDRNSSETYSGNWDIQGGKLYVRNTSGDRNAAGSLGSGAQVNIATGAVLEFEDIGENSWTMNKMVTGTGTVKMGWYDTLTIARNLANTAGGINPGNSAGITTVDLYCDSSDAQYGALNFAKNDLGQNAQWYMEVLGVDGVAGEDYDQIVLTHSGSSYAKLTGLSNVDLYVDVSALGVGLDPGVVTIFTGATNDISSMSFANVYWIGGTGSVNYNFIDGLGTITLTDVVVDVPEPATMALLVLGAVAVVIRRRRRA
- a CDS encoding MoxR family ATPase, which encodes MSEQQLSKDDIAAVQTCQKAYETIRKELANVIIGQDQVIEQVLISIFSRGHALLEGVPGLAKTLLISSIAQALHLTFKRIQFTPDLMPSDVTGTEVIQEDPTTGKRQYQFLPGPLFANMILADEINRTPPKTQAAMLESMQERQISAGGTIHTLPAPFFVLATQNPLEQEGTYPLPEAQLDRFLLYIKVDYPSGLEEWEIARRVTTDSLGKITPVMSGDQIVQVQDLVRRVPVSDQVLGYAHALVRASRPRTGEAPEFINNWVNFGAGPRGLLTLVTAAKARAILYGRFHATTGDVQAVAHASLRHRIAANYPAQAANVGSDKLVDMLVEAIPADKQYQRPVA
- a CDS encoding DUF58 domain-containing protein, yielding MAQTSILTRYLSPAVLARMADQRIEAKLLVEGNLAGAHKSPRHGFAVEFAGHREYVPGDDPKHIDWRVYFTREKYFIKQYEMETNFVCHLVLDVSASMRYGEGSQQKMQYAAEMAATLGYCVVHQSDKVSLTTFDQDVVDHVPPSNAMGQVIRMTHVLDQIQPVKKTDLGACLQVLAGRFKRREIVMIFSDFFCDLEGLEGPLQQLRWNKHEVVLFHTLHHDERTFDLAGMVKFVGLESDQNLLAQPDDLRNSYLDALGRHNAQIEDICHRNQIEYVPVDTSRDKGEILCDYLHRRSLLNRGR